One Kineococcus radiotolerans SRS30216 = ATCC BAA-149 DNA window includes the following coding sequences:
- the tuf gene encoding elongation factor Tu: MAKAKFERTKPHVNIGTIGHIDHGKTTLTAAITRVLHDKFPELNKASAFDQIDKAPEERQRGITISIAHVEYQTEARHYAHVDCPGHADYIKNMITGAAQMDGAILVVAATDGPMPQTKEHVILARQVGVPYIVVALNKADMVEDEELLELVEMEVRELLSSYEFPGDDVPVVRVSALKALEGDAEWGDKLMELMDAVDTAIPEPERAIDQPFLMPIEDVFTITGRGTVVTGRIERGVLNVNQEVEVVGIKPTSTKTTVTSIEMFNKMLDTGQAGDNAALLLRGLKRDDVERGQVVVKPGSITPHTEFEGQAYILSKDEGGRHTPFYNNYRPQFYFRTTDVTGVVSLPEGTEMVMPGDNTEMKVDLIQPIAMEEGLKFAIREGGRTVGAGRVVKILK; this comes from the coding sequence GTGGCGAAGGCGAAGTTCGAGCGGACCAAGCCGCACGTCAACATCGGCACGATCGGTCACATCGACCACGGGAAGACGACGCTGACCGCGGCGATCACCCGCGTGCTGCACGACAAGTTCCCGGAGCTGAACAAGGCGTCGGCGTTCGACCAGATCGACAAGGCGCCCGAAGAGCGCCAGCGCGGCATCACGATCTCGATCGCGCACGTCGAGTACCAGACCGAGGCGCGTCACTACGCCCACGTCGACTGCCCGGGTCACGCGGACTACATCAAGAACATGATCACGGGTGCGGCGCAGATGGACGGCGCCATCCTCGTGGTCGCGGCCACCGACGGCCCGATGCCGCAGACGAAGGAGCACGTCATCCTGGCCCGCCAGGTCGGCGTCCCCTACATCGTCGTCGCGCTGAACAAGGCCGACATGGTCGAGGACGAGGAGCTCCTCGAGCTCGTCGAGATGGAGGTGCGTGAGCTCCTCTCGTCCTACGAGTTCCCGGGCGACGACGTCCCCGTGGTCCGCGTCTCGGCGCTGAAGGCCCTCGAGGGCGACGCCGAGTGGGGCGACAAGCTGATGGAGCTCATGGACGCGGTCGACACCGCGATCCCGGAGCCCGAGCGCGCGATCGACCAGCCGTTCCTCATGCCCATCGAGGACGTCTTCACGATCACCGGCCGCGGCACCGTCGTGACCGGGCGCATCGAGCGCGGTGTCCTGAACGTCAACCAGGAGGTCGAGGTCGTCGGCATCAAGCCGACCTCCACCAAGACCACCGTGACCAGCATCGAGATGTTCAACAAGATGCTGGACACCGGCCAGGCCGGCGACAACGCCGCCCTGCTCCTGCGTGGCCTCAAGCGCGACGACGTCGAGCGCGGCCAGGTCGTGGTCAAGCCCGGCAGCATCACGCCGCACACCGAGTTCGAGGGCCAGGCGTACATCCTGTCCAAGGACGAGGGTGGCCGTCACACGCCCTTCTACAACAACTACCGTCCGCAGTTCTACTTCCGGACGACCGACGTCACCGGCGTCGTCTCGCTGCCCGAGGGCACCGAGATGGTCATGCCCGGCGACAACACCGAGATGAAGGTCGACCTCATCCAGCCCATCGCGATGGAAGAGGGCCTGAAGTTCGCCATCCGCGAGGGTGGCCGCACCGTGGGCGCCGGCCGGGTCGTCAAGATCCTCAAGTGA
- the fusA gene encoding elongation factor G yields MAQDVLTDLTKVRNIGIMAHIDAGKTTTTERILFYTGINYKIGEVHDGAATMDWMAQEQERGITITSAATTCFWEGTQINIIDTPGHVDFTVEVERSLRVLDGAVAVFDGKEGVEPQSETVWRQADKYDVPRICFVNKMDKLGADFFFTVGTISDRLGAEPLVMQLPIGAENSFAGVVDLVHMRALTWRGEVQMGADYTVEEIPADLLDQANEYRAKLVERVAETDEALLEKYLGGEDLTPEEIKAAVRKLTINSELYPIFCGSAFKNKGVQPMLDAVIDYLPSPLDVKPMIGHKVGDESVEIIRKPDATEPFSALAFKVAAHPFFGKLTYVRVYSGVVAAGSQVVNSTKGKKERIGKLFQMHSNKENPVDEARAGHIYAMIGLKETTTGDTLSDSAQQVVLESMTFPEPVISVAIEPKTKGDQEKLGTAIQRLAEEDPTFQVELDQETGQTIIKGMGELHLDILVDRMKREYKVEANVGKPQVAYRETIRRAVLKEDYVHKKQTGGSGQYAKVQVSIEPLDTADGTFYEFVNAVTGGRVPREYIPSVDNGIQEAMQEGVVAGYPLVGIKASLIDGAAHDVDSSEMAFKIAGKMVLREAVRKAQPVLLEPVMAVEVRTPADYMGDVIGDLNSRRGQIESMEDVSGAKLVKASVPLSEMFGYVGDLRSKTQGRAVYSMQFSNYAEVPRNVADEIVKKVRGE; encoded by the coding sequence GTGGCACAGGACGTGCTGACGGACCTGACCAAGGTCCGCAACATCGGCATCATGGCGCACATCGACGCCGGCAAGACCACGACGACGGAGCGGATCCTCTTCTACACGGGGATCAACTACAAGATCGGCGAGGTCCACGACGGCGCGGCCACGATGGACTGGATGGCTCAGGAGCAGGAGCGGGGCATCACCATCACCTCCGCCGCCACCACCTGCTTCTGGGAGGGCACCCAGATCAACATCATCGACACGCCCGGCCACGTCGACTTCACGGTCGAGGTCGAGCGCTCCCTGCGCGTCCTCGACGGCGCGGTCGCCGTCTTCGACGGCAAGGAGGGTGTCGAGCCCCAGTCCGAGACCGTGTGGCGGCAGGCGGACAAGTACGACGTCCCGCGCATCTGCTTCGTCAACAAGATGGACAAGCTGGGCGCCGACTTCTTCTTCACCGTCGGCACCATCAGCGACCGCCTGGGCGCCGAGCCGCTGGTCATGCAGCTGCCGATCGGCGCGGAGAACTCCTTCGCCGGCGTCGTCGACCTGGTCCACATGCGCGCCCTCACCTGGCGCGGCGAGGTCCAGATGGGCGCCGACTACACCGTCGAGGAGATCCCCGCGGACCTCCTCGACCAGGCCAACGAGTACCGCGCCAAGCTCGTCGAGCGCGTGGCCGAGACCGACGAGGCCCTCCTCGAGAAGTACCTCGGCGGCGAGGACCTCACCCCCGAGGAGATCAAGGCCGCGGTCCGCAAGCTGACGATCAACAGCGAGCTGTACCCGATCTTCTGCGGCTCCGCGTTCAAGAACAAGGGCGTCCAGCCCATGCTCGACGCGGTCATCGACTACCTCCCCTCGCCCCTCGACGTGAAGCCCATGATCGGGCACAAGGTCGGCGACGAGTCGGTGGAGATCATCCGCAAGCCGGACGCGACCGAGCCGTTCTCGGCCCTCGCGTTCAAGGTCGCGGCGCACCCGTTCTTCGGCAAGCTGACCTACGTCCGGGTGTACTCGGGCGTCGTCGCGGCCGGCTCGCAGGTCGTGAACTCGACCAAGGGCAAGAAGGAGCGCATCGGGAAGCTCTTCCAGATGCACTCCAACAAGGAGAACCCGGTCGACGAGGCCCGCGCGGGTCACATCTACGCGATGATCGGCCTGAAGGAGACGACGACGGGCGACACGCTGTCCGACTCGGCTCAGCAGGTCGTCCTCGAGTCGATGACCTTCCCCGAGCCCGTCATCTCGGTCGCCATCGAGCCCAAGACCAAGGGCGACCAGGAGAAGCTCGGCACCGCGATCCAGCGCCTGGCCGAGGAGGACCCGACCTTCCAGGTCGAGCTCGACCAGGAGACCGGTCAGACGATCATCAAGGGGATGGGCGAGCTCCACCTCGACATCCTCGTCGACCGGATGAAGCGCGAGTACAAGGTCGAGGCGAACGTCGGCAAGCCGCAGGTCGCCTACCGCGAGACGATCCGTCGCGCGGTGCTGAAGGAGGACTACGTCCACAAGAAGCAGACCGGCGGTTCGGGCCAGTACGCCAAGGTGCAGGTCTCGATCGAGCCCCTGGACACCGCGGACGGGACGTTCTACGAGTTCGTGAACGCCGTCACCGGTGGCCGCGTCCCGCGCGAGTACATCCCCTCCGTGGACAACGGCATCCAGGAGGCCATGCAGGAGGGTGTCGTCGCGGGGTACCCCCTCGTCGGCATCAAGGCCTCCCTCATCGACGGTGCGGCGCACGACGTCGACTCGTCGGAGATGGCCTTCAAGATCGCGGGCAAGATGGTCCTGCGCGAAGCTGTCCGCAAGGCTCAGCCCGTGCTGCTCGAGCCCGTCATGGCCGTCGAGGTGCGTACGCCCGCCGACTACATGGGCGACGTCATCGGCGACCTGAACTCCCGCCGTGGGCAGATCGAGTCCATGGAGGACGTCAGCGGGGCCAAGCTCGTGAAGGCCTCCGTCCCGCTGTCCGAGATGTTCGGCTACGTCGGCGACCTCCGGTCGAAGACGCAGGGCCGGGCGGTCTACTCGATGCAGTTCTCCAACTACGCTGAAGTCCCGCGGAACGTGGCGGACGAGATCGTGAAGAAGGTCCGCGGGGAGTGA
- the rpsG gene encoding 30S ribosomal protein S7, which produces MPRKGPAPKRPLVVDPVYQSPLVTQLVNKILLDGKKSVAESIVYGALEGARDKTGGDPVVVLKRALDNVKPAIEVKSRRVGGSTYQVPIEVRPTRSTTLALRWLVGYARQRREKTMTERLLNEILDASNGLGAAVKRREDTHKMAESNRAFAHYRW; this is translated from the coding sequence ATGCCGCGCAAGGGCCCCGCACCCAAGCGTCCCCTCGTGGTGGACCCCGTCTACCAGTCCCCGCTGGTGACGCAGCTCGTCAACAAGATCCTCCTCGACGGGAAGAAGTCCGTCGCCGAGTCCATCGTGTACGGCGCCCTCGAGGGTGCCCGCGACAAGACCGGTGGCGACCCCGTCGTCGTGCTCAAGCGCGCGCTCGACAACGTCAAGCCCGCGATCGAGGTCAAGTCCCGCCGCGTCGGTGGTTCGACCTACCAGGTGCCCATCGAGGTGCGCCCCACCCGCTCCACGACGCTGGCCCTGCGCTGGCTCGTCGGTTACGCCCGTCAGCGTCGCGAGAAGACGATGACCGAGCGTCTGCTCAACGAGATCCTGGACGCTTCGAACGGCCTCGGTGCCGCGGTGAAGCGTCGTGAGGACACCCACAAGATGGCCGAGTCGAACCGGGCCTTCGCGCACTACCGCTGGTGA
- the rpsL gene encoding 30S ribosomal protein S12 yields MPTIQQLVRKGREDKVVKTKTPALKGSPQRRGVCTRVYTTTPKKPNSALRKVARVKLTSGIEVTAYIPGVGHNLQEHSMVLVRGGRVKDLPGVRYKIVRGSLDTQGVKNRKQARSRYGAKKEKS; encoded by the coding sequence GTGCCCACCATCCAGCAGCTGGTCCGCAAGGGCCGGGAGGACAAGGTCGTCAAGACCAAGACGCCCGCCCTCAAGGGCAGCCCGCAGCGACGCGGCGTGTGCACGCGCGTCTACACGACGACCCCGAAGAAGCCGAACTCGGCTCTGCGCAAGGTCGCCCGCGTCAAGCTGACGAGCGGCATCGAGGTCACCGCCTACATCCCGGGCGTGGGCCACAACCTCCAGGAGCACTCGATGGTCCTGGTCCGCGGCGGTCGCGTGAAGGACCTGCCCGGTGTCCGCTACAAGATCGTCCGCGGGTCGCTCGACACGCAGGGCGTGAAGAACCGCAAGCAGGCGCGCAGCCGCTACGGCGCCAAGAAGGAGAAGAGCTGA
- a CDS encoding DNA-directed RNA polymerase subunit beta': protein MLDVNFFDELRIGLATAEDIRTWSHGEVKKPETINYRTLKPEKDGLFCEKIFGPTRDWECYCGKYKRVRFKGIICERCGVEVTRAKVRRERMGHIELAAPVTHIWYFKGVPSRLGYLLDLAPKDLEKVIYFAAYMITSVDDEARQRDFSSLEAQIEVEKREVENRRDSDVETRAKTLEQDLAELEAEGAKSDVRRKVRESAEREMAQIRRRADAEIDRLATIWDRFRTLKVQDLEGDEVLYRAMRERFGLYFEGGMGAAALQKRLQSFDLEAEAESLRETIATGKGQRKTRALKRLKVVSAFLTTRNSPEGMVLDCVPVIPPDLRPMVQLDGGRFATSDLNDLYRRVINRNNRLKRLLDLGAPEIIVNNEKRMLQEAVDALFDNGRRGRPVTGPGNRPLKSLSDMLKGKQGRFRQNLLGKRVDYSGRSVIVVGPQLKLHQCGLPKQMALELFKPFVMKRLVDLSHAQNIKSAKRMVERARPVVWDVLSEVITEHPVLLNRAPTLHRLGIQAFEPQLVEGKAIQIHPLVCTAFNADFDGDQMAVHVPLSAEAQAEARILMLSSNNILKPADGRPVTMPTQDMIIGLYHLTADRDDVAGEGRQFSSLAEAIMAFDAKQLNLNAKVRIRLSGVVPTSAMALPEDWQQGDDLDVETTLGRALFNETLPVDYEYVNVVVDKKQLSAIVNDLAERYPKVQVAATLDALKEAGFHWATRSGTTVSIADVVTPPNKQAILETYEAKAEKVQQQYERGLITDDERRQELIEIWTQATNDVAKDLEAAMPTHNTIHRMVSSGARGNWMQMRQLAGMRGLMANPKGEIIPRPVKASFREGLTVGEFFITTHGARKGLADTALRTADSGYLTRRLVDVSQDVIVREDDCGTFRGLSMPIAEKNSDGSLRRHDDVETSVYARTLATDVVVDGEVVLPAGSDLGDVVIDALVERGVESLKVRSVLTCESRVGTCARCYGRSLASGKLVDIGEAVGIVAAQSIGEPGTQLTMRTFHTGGAASESGDITHGLPRVVELFEARTPKGNAPISEVAGRTRIEETDKGRKIVVTPDDGAEEVEYPVTRRQRLLVEDGTHVEVGQKLVQGAVDPKQVLRILGPRRVQMHLVDEVQEVYRSQGVSIHDKHIEVIVRQMLKRVTIIEQNGSELLPGELVERARFEEENRRVMAEGGQPSSGRPELMGITKASLATDSWLSAASFQETTRVLTNAAMEGKSDPLLGLKENVIIGKLIPAGTGLPRYRNVRVEPTEEAKAQMYSVPGYDDVDYAQFGVGSGQAVPLEEFDYGSSDYR from the coding sequence TTGCTCGACGTCAACTTCTTCGACGAGCTGCGCATCGGGCTTGCCACCGCGGAGGACATCCGCACGTGGTCGCACGGTGAGGTCAAGAAGCCGGAAACCATCAACTACCGCACCCTGAAGCCGGAGAAGGACGGGCTCTTCTGCGAGAAGATCTTCGGTCCGACCCGGGACTGGGAGTGCTACTGCGGCAAGTACAAGCGCGTGCGCTTCAAGGGCATCATCTGCGAGCGCTGCGGTGTCGAGGTCACGCGGGCCAAGGTCCGTCGTGAGCGCATGGGGCACATCGAGCTGGCCGCCCCGGTCACCCACATCTGGTACTTCAAGGGTGTCCCGAGCCGGCTGGGCTACCTGCTCGACCTGGCCCCCAAGGACCTCGAGAAGGTCATCTACTTCGCCGCGTACATGATCACGTCGGTCGACGACGAGGCCCGCCAGCGCGACTTCTCCTCGCTGGAGGCCCAGATCGAGGTCGAGAAGCGCGAGGTGGAGAACCGTCGGGACTCCGACGTCGAGACCCGCGCCAAGACCCTCGAGCAGGACCTCGCCGAGCTCGAGGCCGAGGGCGCGAAGTCGGACGTGCGCCGCAAGGTGCGCGAGTCCGCCGAGCGCGAGATGGCGCAGATCCGTCGTCGCGCCGACGCCGAGATCGACCGCCTGGCCACGATCTGGGACCGCTTCCGCACCCTCAAGGTCCAGGACCTCGAGGGCGACGAGGTGCTCTACCGCGCCATGCGCGAGCGCTTCGGCCTATACTTCGAGGGCGGCATGGGCGCGGCGGCGCTGCAGAAGCGCCTCCAGAGCTTCGACCTCGAGGCCGAGGCCGAGTCCCTGCGTGAGACCATCGCGACGGGCAAGGGCCAGCGCAAGACCCGCGCCCTCAAGCGCCTCAAGGTCGTCTCGGCGTTCCTCACCACGCGGAACTCCCCCGAGGGCATGGTCCTCGACTGCGTCCCGGTCATCCCGCCGGACCTGCGCCCGATGGTGCAGCTCGACGGTGGCCGCTTCGCGACGAGCGACCTGAACGACCTCTACCGCCGCGTCATCAACCGCAACAACCGGTTGAAGCGCCTGCTCGACCTCGGGGCCCCCGAGATCATCGTCAACAACGAGAAGCGCATGCTGCAGGAGGCCGTCGACGCGCTGTTCGACAACGGCCGCCGCGGCCGGCCGGTGACGGGCCCGGGCAACCGCCCGCTGAAGTCGCTGTCCGACATGCTCAAGGGCAAGCAGGGCCGGTTCCGCCAGAACCTGCTCGGCAAGCGCGTCGACTACTCCGGCCGTTCGGTCATCGTCGTCGGCCCGCAGCTGAAGCTGCACCAGTGCGGTCTGCCCAAGCAGATGGCCCTGGAGCTCTTCAAGCCCTTCGTCATGAAGCGGCTCGTCGACCTCAGCCACGCGCAGAACATCAAGTCGGCCAAGCGCATGGTCGAGCGCGCCCGCCCGGTGGTCTGGGACGTCCTGTCCGAGGTCATCACCGAGCACCCGGTGCTGCTCAACCGCGCGCCCACGCTGCACCGCCTCGGCATCCAGGCCTTCGAGCCCCAGCTGGTCGAGGGCAAGGCCATCCAGATCCACCCGCTCGTCTGCACCGCGTTCAACGCGGACTTCGACGGCGACCAGATGGCCGTGCACGTGCCGCTGAGCGCGGAGGCGCAGGCCGAGGCCCGCATCCTCATGCTCTCGTCGAACAACATCCTCAAGCCGGCGGACGGCCGTCCGGTGACCATGCCCACCCAGGACATGATCATCGGTCTGTACCACCTGACCGCCGACCGGGACGACGTGGCCGGGGAGGGCCGGCAGTTCTCCTCGCTGGCCGAGGCGATCATGGCCTTCGACGCCAAGCAGCTGAACCTCAACGCCAAGGTGCGCATCCGCCTGTCGGGTGTCGTCCCGACGTCGGCCATGGCGCTGCCCGAGGACTGGCAGCAGGGCGACGACCTCGACGTGGAGACCACGCTGGGGCGGGCGCTGTTCAACGAGACGCTGCCGGTGGACTACGAGTACGTCAACGTCGTCGTGGACAAGAAGCAGCTCTCCGCGATCGTCAACGACCTCGCCGAGCGCTACCCGAAGGTCCAGGTGGCGGCGACGCTGGACGCCCTGAAGGAGGCCGGCTTCCACTGGGCCACCCGCTCGGGCACCACCGTCTCCATCGCCGACGTCGTGACGCCGCCGAACAAGCAGGCCATCCTCGAGACCTACGAGGCCAAGGCCGAGAAGGTCCAGCAGCAGTACGAGCGGGGTCTGATCACCGACGACGAGCGCCGTCAGGAGCTCATCGAGATCTGGACCCAGGCCACCAACGACGTCGCCAAGGACCTCGAGGCGGCCATGCCGACGCACAACACGATCCACCGCATGGTGAGCTCGGGTGCGCGAGGCAACTGGATGCAGATGCGTCAGCTCGCCGGCATGCGCGGCCTGATGGCCAACCCGAAGGGCGAGATCATCCCGCGCCCGGTCAAGGCCTCGTTCCGCGAGGGCCTGACCGTGGGTGAGTTCTTCATCACCACGCACGGCGCCCGCAAGGGGCTGGCGGACACCGCGCTGCGGACCGCCGACTCCGGGTACCTGACGCGTCGACTCGTCGACGTCTCCCAGGACGTCATCGTCCGCGAGGACGACTGCGGCACCTTCCGCGGCCTGTCGATGCCCATCGCGGAGAAGAACTCCGACGGCAGCCTGCGCCGCCACGACGACGTCGAGACCAGCGTCTACGCACGCACGCTGGCCACCGACGTGGTCGTCGACGGGGAGGTCGTCCTGCCGGCCGGGTCCGACCTGGGCGACGTCGTCATCGACGCCCTGGTCGAGCGCGGCGTGGAGAGCCTCAAGGTCCGCTCGGTGCTCACCTGCGAGTCCCGCGTGGGGACCTGCGCCCGCTGCTACGGCCGTTCGCTGGCCAGCGGCAAGCTCGTCGACATCGGCGAGGCCGTCGGCATCGTCGCGGCCCAGTCGATCGGCGAGCCCGGCACCCAGCTGACGATGCGCACCTTCCACACCGGTGGTGCCGCGTCGGAGTCCGGTGACATCACGCACGGTCTGCCGCGCGTGGTCGAGCTCTTCGAGGCCCGCACCCCCAAGGGGAACGCGCCGATCTCCGAGGTCGCGGGGCGCACCCGCATCGAGGAGACCGACAAGGGCCGCAAGATCGTCGTCACCCCCGACGACGGCGCCGAAGAGGTCGAGTACCCGGTGACGCGTCGTCAGCGCCTCCTCGTGGAGGACGGCACGCACGTCGAGGTCGGGCAGAAGCTCGTCCAGGGTGCGGTCGACCCCAAGCAGGTGCTGCGCATCCTCGGCCCGCGCCGGGTGCAGATGCACCTGGTCGACGAGGTGCAGGAGGTCTACCGCTCCCAGGGCGTGTCGATCCACGACAAGCACATCGAGGTCATCGTCCGCCAGATGCTCAAGCGGGTGACGATCATCGAGCAGAACGGTTCGGAGCTGCTGCCCGGTGAGCTCGTCGAGCGCGCGCGCTTCGAGGAGGAGAACCGCCGGGTCATGGCCGAGGGCGGTCAGCCGTCCTCGGGTCGCCCGGAGCTCATGGGCATCACGAAGGCGTCGCTCGCGACCGACTCGTGGCTGTCCGCCGCCTCCTTCCAGGAGACGACGCGCGTCCTGACCAACGCGGCCATGGAGGGCAAGAGCGACCCGCTGCTCGGGCTCAAGGAGAACGTCATCATCGGCAAGCTCATCCCGGCCGGCACGGGGCTCCCGCGCTACCGCAACGTCCGGGTGGAGCCGACCGAGGAAGCCAAGGCGCAGATGTACTCGGTGCCCGGCTACGACGACGTCGACTACGCGCAGTTCGGCGTGGGCTCCGGCCAGGCCGTGCCGCTCGAGGAGTTCGACTACGGCAGCAGCGACTACCGCTGA